In Verrucomicrobiota bacterium, the DNA window AGGCGTACACGGCGGCGCCGGCGAGCGGTTCGTCGTTGGCGTCGAGTACGAGCAGCTCATTCCGACTCGTCGGGATCAGCAGCCCGTGCACGCCCCAGAACTTGTCGCCGCGGCAACCACGGAAATACTGCACCTGGCCCGCAAACGCCGGATGCATCACCATGCGGCAGTTGTTCATCAAATAGCCATAGGAGGCGCCGCACTCGACGCCCTCGGCAGGCGATACGATCGTCGTCCGGCTGCGGTTCAGCTCGGGCACCAGCGGCCCGCCCGCATACAGCTTCCCGTTCGCGTCGGTCACGAGCACGCCGCGCGCATGCACGGGATGGCCGTACAAGTCGGGCAGCGCGAGCATCGTGTGCCCAAGCTCATGCACGGTGCCCGCCATGATCCAGTCGAGATCCTCGTCGCTGTCGAGGCAGATCGGGTAACCGCCCTCATGGTACTTGCTGTGCTGGTCATACAGCCGGCCTTCGGGACACGGCGTATCGAAGCACATCACCTCGCCAATTCGGGTATCATCAAGCACGCCAACGGGGCTCGTCGTCGGATAGACCGACTCGCGCAGGATGAGCCGCAGGCGGTCGCTCTGCGCACGCAGCCAATCGTAGTAGCAGAACGAACCGGTCAGGTTCATGCGCTTCCGATTGTAGACGTTCGCCGGTTCGGTATCGTTGTAAGCCCAGATCATCGACCGGGCCGTGTTGAGCTCCACGAGCCGGTTGTTCGCCTCGCTGATCTCGTCGACCCCGTTGCCTGGATCGACCGTCACCCGCACCCACACCGGCGTGTCCGGCCACGTCCACTCGAACTCGACCGCCGTCTCTTCGAGCGGCTCAAGGGCCACGCGTGTCGTGGCACGCTTCGTAGGGATCGCTCGTTCGTCCGCGTCGAGCCGGTAGTTGCCGTTCGCGTCGGGGATCAGCTCGAACGTCACCGCCACGCCCGACGGCGCGGGCATGAATCCGAAGTTGGCGATGCGCGCGACCGACTTGACGGTCTCCCCCGGCGCGTGATGGTTTTTCACCGCCATCTCGAGGTACCGCGGCAGCAGCTCGACAACGTAGAGAACAAGGTCCGGCTGCTCCATCGGGATGACGCTCACGTCGTAGCTCGCTTTCAGACCGTGAAACTCCGCCGTGAGCGTACAGCGCCCAACTTTGTGGCCCGAGACACGCCCCTCTTCGTCGACGGTGGCAATCGTCTTGTCGGACGTGGACCAAGTGGTGAACGACTTCGCGTCGTAATGCGTCCAGTTCCAGTATGCGCCGCCAACGTACTCGATCATCCGTTCCCAACGCCCGTTGAGCTTGCCTCTAAGACCAAAAGGTTTCGAGTACCCGTTGACGACACGCCGGTCGGCCGGCACAGCGTGCGGCTCGGCATCGATTTCGATAGCCGTGAACGGCCCTGTGCGGAAGTAATCGCGGTACACAAGGTCCACGGACGGACGCTCCTTCGCGCGCATGACCAGCTCGTCCATCGCCGCCTGCGACGTCTCGTCGCCGATCCAGAGCCGCGCATCGTCCATCGCCGCCGGATCGAGGAACGCGTTCCCTGAGGCGATCGGCCCATCCACGGCAACCTTGTCGATCCACAGCGGCAAGCCGACAGGTATCCCGACGTGATTCGTGAACCAGCCAACGACCACATGGTGCCACTCGCCCGCCTTCCAGTGCGACACATCGGCGCGCGCGACGGTCACCTTTTCGGGCGACGCCATGACGTAGCGCAGCATGTTCTTCGCCGACTTCTCGATGAACAGCCCGTTCTTCTCCGGGTCGCCGATGCGCAGCAGGCGATGGACCTTGCCGTCGTTGCCGTCCCAGTCAGGCCGAATCCAGAAGCTGATGTAGCCCTGCTTCTGTGCCAGCACGGGATCCTCGACCGGCACCGCCTTGGTCAACTGCACCGCCGTGCCCCAACCACCCTTGGCCCCCGGCAATGCCGCCTCGGGCGCCGGGATCTTGACGCTCTCCTCTACAGCCGCGTCAGTGAACCACGCCACCGCCGTCTGTGGCGCCTCCAGCGCGCTGCTCGTACCGCACAACAGCACCGCAGCCGCGCACAATGCGCATACAATCCGCAACATGCCTTTATGCCTCTTCAGAGAAATTCCGTCTTGCCTTCCAGGGCAACCGTCTATTCGACGTCCGCCGATTCGACCGCATCGCTGTCATCGGCCACCACGTGGAGCTTGACCCGGATCGTGTCGGACACCCGGACGCCGTCGATAACGTAGAACAGGATCATGAAGTCACCCGTCTCCTCGGTTGGCGCGTGGCCCTCGTAGACGGGTTTATCGGAGAAACCGCCCTCCGGCCCGAACGGCCCCTGAGCATGCCACCGGTAGACGAGCGGCTGCCCCTCCGGATCGAAGCTGGCCGAGCCATCAATACGAATCCGGTCGCCAGCCTTGACGGTCAGCTCGGGTTGCGCGTCGGCCTCGGCGGGTTCGATGTCGATCTTGGCCGCCGGCTTGAGGTTCGTCGTGCGGATCGTCTCCGGCACCTCGCGCCGTACGAGCGGTGTCTCGCCTTCGGTGGACGTGAGGCTCGTGCGGATCGTGTAGACGCCCCAGTTCTTGGCGCCCTTGAAGAACTCCTCGTTCATCATGGTCAGCGTCAGCCAGTGGAATTCGGTCTGGCCGCCGCTGACGATCCTGAGCAGCATCATGCCCTCGGCGCCAAAGCAGTTGGGCGTGAACGCCGTGTCTTTGGTCTTCAGTCCGAACGGATTCCACGCGTCGATAGCGCCGTCGGCCTCGTCCGTCTCCGGCGAGTCCCAATTCTCGTCGGTCTGGCCGGGGAATTCATAACGCCCCCCGGCATTGGTGTGTCCCATGTACTTGGGCCGGTCGGCGAAGAACTTCGCCGAGCTGTCCTCAGCGTCGACGTTCGTCGTGTGGTAGCAGTATACGGCGGCACCGGTGAGTGGCTCGTCGTTGGCGTCGAGCACAAGCAGCTCGTGGCGGCTCGTCGGGATGAGCAGCCCATGGATGCCCCAGAAGCGCGGACCGCGTATGCCGCGGTAGTGCTGGACCTGCCCGGCGTGCGCCGGGTGCAGCCACATGTGGCAGTATACCATCAGAGGCGAGTAGCCGGTGTAGCACTCGACCTGTGCCTCGCCCGGCGACCCCATGATGCCGCCCCATTTCGTGACCTCGGGCAGCAGCGGACCGCCGGCATAACGCTCGCCGTTCTCGTCGGTGACGAACACGTTGCGCGCCAGACAAGGATGACCGTACAGGTCGGGCAGTGAGAGCATCGTATGCCCCAGCTCGTGCACGAGGCCTGAGCAGATGACCTGCAGGAAGTGGTCGGAGTTCTTGTCGCCGAGGGGGAAACCGCCGTCGTGATACTCGCGGTGCACGTCGAAGGGGCCGCCCTCCGAGTGGTCCGGGTCGTACGCAAGGAACTCGTCGACGCGGATGTCGTCGAGCACACCCACCGGGCTCGTGGTCGGGTAGACAGCCTCGCGCAACATGAGTCGCACGCGCTCGCTCTGGGTGCGCATCCAGTCGTAGTAGCTGAACGAGCCCGTCAGGTTGATGTGCCGCTCGGCATGGTCATGCTTGAGCACGTCGGCAACGTAGCCCCAGATGACCGGCTTGGCGGCGTTGAGCTCGACGATCTGGTTGTTCGCCTCGCAGATCTCGCCGACGCGATTGCGCGCGTCGACCGTTACCCGCACCCAGACGGGTTCTTCGGGCCACGTCCACTCGAACTCGACCGTCGTCTCCTCGAGCGGATGGAGCCTGTGTGGAATCGTCGCCTGCTCTCGCAGCACCGCCCGTTCGTTCGCGTCGAGCCGGTAGTTGCCGTTCGTGTCGGGAATGAGCTCGAACGTAACCGGCACGCGAACCGGCGTCGGCTCGTAACCGAAGTTGGCGATGCGCGCCACCGACTTGACGACGTCGCCCGGCGCCGGCGCGTTCTTGAGCGCCATCTCCTTGTAGCGCGGCTGGCGC includes these proteins:
- a CDS encoding Ig-like domain-containing protein, which produces MLRYVMASPEKVTVARADVSHWKAGEWHHVVVGWFTNHVGIPVGLPLWIDKVAVDGPIASGNAFLDPAAMDDARLWIGDETSQAAMDELVMRAKERPSVDLVYRDYFRTGPFTAIEIDAEPHAVPADRRVVNGYSKPFGLRGKLNGRWERMIEYVGGAYWNWTHYDAKSFTTWSTSDKTIATVDEEGRVSGHKVGRCTLTAEFHGLKASYDVSVIPMEQPDLVLYVVELLPRYLEMAVKNHHAPGETVKSVARIANFGFMPAPSGVAVTFELIPDANGNYRLDADERAIPTKRATTRVALEPLEETAVEFEWTWPDTPVWVRVTVDPGNGVDEISEANNRLVELNTARSMIWAYNDTEPANVYNRKRMNLTGSFCYYDWLRAQSDRLRLILRESVYPTTSPVGVLDDTRIGEVMCFDTPCPEGRLYDQHSKYHEGGYPICLDSDEDLDWIMAGTVHELGHTMLALPDLYGHPVHARGVLVTDANGKLYAGGPLVPELNRSRTTIVSPAEGVECGASYGYLMNNCRMVMHPAFAGQVQYFRGCRGDKFWGVHGLLIPTSRNELLVLDANDEPLAGAAVYAYQAKQAHIQDGAAKFFADRAKYVGHTNEEGRYVFPGETDRDWDSPDTDEVEGSVELWNPFAMPDGPIIATPTCFDADGMMLLRIASGDQTEFHWLTLTMMNEAFLSGHKNWGIYTIRTSLTPFDGETPIIRHPVPDAVREKNLRPVAKVDIQPSEPDGELELTAKMGESVRIDGSASFDPEGQPLAYRWQAPDEFDREERFGSKPVFDCRAPLEEEGDFEIAFYVIDGIRESEPIWITLHVVGDGAKASEAEDAE
- a CDS encoding Ig-like domain-containing protein encodes the protein MWRIVWVLCAAVVLTRGASSAEEPPRVAVAWFTDAAVDESVKVEAPDPALPAAKGGWGAAVQLTKAVPVEDPVLTQRQGYISFWIRPDWDGNDGKVHRLLRVGDPEKNGLLIEKSAKNMLRYVMASPGKVTVARADVSGWKAGEWHHVAIAWITNHDGIPMGLPLWIDKWAMDGPIASGNTFLDPATMDDARLWIGDETSEAAMDELVMHPEPKTEKEGAPIELVYRDYFRTAPYTGIAVDAEPHAVPSDRRVVRGAHKQFGLQGQLNGRWERMTEFVGEYSNWTYFDAKPFITWSTSDETIATVDENGLVKGHARGRCMLTAQFHGLTATYSVQVIPVEQPDLDLYVVERQPRYKEMALKNAPAPGDVVKSVARIANFGYEPTPVRVPVTFELIPDTNGNYRLDANERAVLREQATIPHRLHPLEETTVEFEWTWPEEPVWVRVTVDARNRVGEICEANNQIVELNAAKPVIWGYVADVLKHDHAERHINLTGSFSYYDWMRTQSERVRLMLREAVYPTTSPVGVLDDIRVDEFLAYDPDHSEGGPFDVHREYHDGGFPLGDKNSDHFLQVICSGLVHELGHTMLSLPDLYGHPCLARNVFVTDENGERYAGGPLLPEVTKWGGIMGSPGEAQVECYTGYSPLMVYCHMWLHPAHAGQVQHYRGIRGPRFWGIHGLLIPTSRHELLVLDANDEPLTGAAVYCYHTTNVDAEDSSAKFFADRPKYMGHTNAGGRYEFPGQTDENWDSPETDEADGAIDAWNPFGLKTKDTAFTPNCFGAEGMMLLRIVSGGQTEFHWLTLTMMNEEFFKGAKNWGVYTIRTSLTSTEGETPLVRREVPETIRTTNLKPAAKIDIEPAEADAQPELTVKAGDRIRIDGSASFDPEGQPLVYRWHAQGPFGPEGGFSDKPVYEGHAPTEETGDFMILFYVIDGVRVSDTIRVKLHVVADDSDAVESADVE